From Sodalis glossinidius str. 'morsitans', the proteins below share one genomic window:
- a CDS encoding Bax inhibitor-1/YccA family protein: MDRFPRSQGSIVERANSAVQPFMAQVYGWMTCGLLLTAFVAWYAARTPALLQFIFSSQLTFFGLIIAQLALVFVISGMVNRLSGAVATSLFMLYSVLTGLTLASIFIVYTASSIASTFVVTAGMFGAMTLYGYTTKRDLSSFGNLLFMALIGIVLASLVNIWLKSTALMWAVTYIGVVVFVGLTAYDTQKLKNMGAQLSLDNKDQFRKYSIVGALSLYLDFINLFLMLLRIFGNRR, encoded by the coding sequence ATGGATCGCTTTCCCCGCTCCCAGGGTTCCATTGTAGAACGCGCCAACAGCGCGGTGCAGCCGTTTATGGCGCAGGTCTACGGTTGGATGACCTGCGGATTGCTGTTAACCGCCTTCGTGGCCTGGTACGCCGCCCGCACGCCGGCGCTGCTGCAGTTTATTTTCTCCAGTCAATTAACCTTTTTTGGTCTGATTATCGCCCAATTGGCGCTGGTGTTCGTCATTTCGGGCATGGTCAATCGCCTTAGCGGTGCGGTGGCGACGTCGCTTTTCATGCTTTATTCGGTGTTAACCGGGCTGACGCTTGCGAGTATTTTCATCGTCTATACTGCCTCCTCCATCGCCAGCACGTTTGTTGTGACCGCCGGTATGTTCGGCGCTATGACGCTGTACGGCTATACCACCAAGCGGGATTTGAGCAGTTTCGGCAACCTGCTGTTTATGGCGCTCATTGGTATCGTGTTGGCATCGCTGGTGAATATCTGGCTGAAAAGCACCGCGCTGATGTGGGCGGTGACCTATATCGGCGTAGTGGTGTTCGTCGGGCTGACCGCTTATGACACTCAGAAACTGAAGAACATGGGTGCTCAGCTGTCGTTGGACAACAAGGATCAGTTCCGTAAATACTCCATTGTCGGTGCGTTGAGCCTGTATTTGGACTTTATCAATCTGTTTTTGATGTTGCTGCGTATTTTCGGCAATCGACGTTAA
- the moaC gene encoding cyclic pyranopterin monophosphate synthase MoaC has product MSQLTHITERGEAHMVDASAKADTVREARASAYVTMARATLAMILDGQHHKGDVFATARIAGIQAAKRTWELIPLCHPLMLSKVEVQLTAETEQHWVRIDAVCRLTGKTGVEMEALTAASVAALTIYDMCKAVQKDMFIGPVRLLAKSGGKSGDFTGDEV; this is encoded by the coding sequence ATGTCGCAACTAACCCATATTACCGAGCGCGGCGAGGCGCATATGGTGGATGCATCCGCCAAAGCCGACACGGTGCGCGAAGCGCGCGCCAGCGCCTATGTCACTATGGCGCGCGCCACGCTGGCGATGATCCTCGACGGCCAGCATCATAAAGGCGATGTGTTCGCCACCGCCCGCATCGCCGGTATTCAGGCGGCAAAGCGCACCTGGGAATTAATTCCTTTGTGCCATCCGCTGATGCTCAGCAAGGTAGAGGTGCAACTGACGGCGGAAACCGAGCAGCACTGGGTGCGGATTGACGCTGTCTGTCGCCTGACCGGTAAAACGGGCGTAGAGATGGAGGCGCTGACCGCGGCCTCGGTGGCCGCCCTGACGATTTACGATATGTGCAAGGCGGTGCAGAAGGATATGTTTATCGGTCCGGTGCGCCTGCTGGCGAAAAGCGGCGGCAAATCCGGTGATTTCACGGGGGATGAGGTGTGA
- the yvcK gene encoding uridine diphosphate-N-acetylglucosamine-binding protein YvcK, whose translation MRNRTLADLDQVVALGGGHGLGRVMSVLSFLGSRLTGIVTTTDNGGSSGRIRQSEGGIAWGDTRNCLNQLIAEPSIASAMFEYRFGGQGELAGHNLGNLMLKALDNLSVRPLEAINLIRNLLKVNASLIPMSEQPVDLQATALSGDTVYGEVAIDRLDDLPVKMTLTPPVPTTREALLAIAGADLIIIGPGSFLTSLMPLLLLEDLTQALRRTRAPMIYLDNLGRELSVAAANMTLAQKVQMMEQAIGREKVIDGVIIGPATGAENLADRVIVQRPLAAEDEPHHHDRALLRQALDLALQSLG comes from the coding sequence ATGCGCAACCGAACATTAGCCGATTTGGATCAGGTGGTCGCCTTGGGGGGCGGTCACGGCTTGGGCCGGGTCATGTCTGTGCTTTCCTTTCTGGGGTCACGGCTGACAGGCATCGTGACTACCACCGATAACGGCGGTTCCTCCGGCCGCATCAGGCAATCCGAAGGCGGCATTGCCTGGGGCGATACCCGCAACTGCCTTAATCAATTGATCGCCGAACCGAGCATCGCCTCAGCGATGTTTGAATACCGCTTCGGCGGCCAGGGCGAACTGGCGGGCCACAACCTGGGCAATCTGATGCTAAAGGCGCTGGACAATCTCAGCGTCCGGCCACTCGAAGCCATTAACCTTATCCGCAACCTGCTGAAGGTCAACGCCAGCCTGATCCCGATGTCGGAGCAGCCGGTGGATTTGCAAGCCACCGCGCTGTCCGGCGACACTGTGTACGGTGAAGTGGCCATTGACCGGTTGGACGACCTGCCCGTCAAGATGACGCTGACGCCCCCGGTGCCGACCACGCGCGAAGCGCTGCTGGCCATCGCCGGCGCGGATCTTATCATCATCGGCCCGGGCAGTTTTCTGACCAGCCTGATGCCGCTATTGCTGCTGGAAGATTTGACGCAGGCGTTGCGCCGCACGCGTGCGCCGATGATCTACCTCGATAACCTGGGTCGCGAGCTCAGCGTGGCGGCGGCGAATATGACGCTGGCGCAGAAAGTGCAGATGATGGAGCAGGCCATCGGCCGGGAAAAGGTGATTGACGGCGTGATTATCGGGCCGGCCACGGGGGCGGAAAATCTGGCGGATCGCGTCATAGTACAACGGCCGTTGGCGGCGGAGGATGAACCCCACCACCACGATCGTGCCCTGCTGCGCCAAGCTCTGGATCTGGCGCTGCAATCCCTCGGCTGA
- the rhlE gene encoding ATP-dependent RNA helicase RhlE: MSFDSLGLSAEVLRALAEKGYLEPTPVQQQAIPYVLQGRDIMASAQTGTGKTAAFTLPILQLLDQRPAPAGKQRRPIRALILTPTRELAAQIGENITEYSAHLGLRSLVVFGGVSINPQMMKLRGGVEVLVATPGRLLDLAQQRAVDLSQVEILVLDEADRMLDMGFIHDIRRVMKLLPTKRQSLMFSATFSDEIKTLANSLLDNPASVEVARRNTASEQITQFVHMVDKKRKRELLSDMIGRNNWQQVLVFTRTKHGANHLAEQLNKDGITAAAIHGNKSQGARTRALADFKQGSIRVLVATDIAARGLDIDLLPHVVNYELPQVAEDYVHRIGRTGRAAATGEALSLVCVDELGLLRDIERLLKKPIPRIVLPGYDPDSSIKAEPIQQGRGSRGGGGARGGRGAPAGDAARDSRSGPRRDGAQSRRSASGHRAARGGNNTAGNGGSRSGNR; the protein is encoded by the coding sequence ATGTCATTTGATTCACTTGGCCTGAGTGCCGAGGTTTTGCGCGCATTAGCGGAAAAGGGCTATCTCGAACCGACGCCGGTTCAGCAGCAAGCCATCCCTTATGTCTTACAAGGCCGCGATATTATGGCCAGTGCCCAGACCGGCACCGGCAAAACCGCCGCTTTTACCCTGCCCATTCTGCAATTGCTCGACCAGCGCCCGGCGCCGGCCGGTAAACAGCGTCGACCCATCCGGGCGCTTATCTTGACGCCGACCCGTGAACTGGCGGCGCAGATTGGCGAAAATATCACCGAATACAGCGCTCATCTCGGTCTGCGTTCGCTGGTCGTGTTTGGCGGCGTCAGCATCAACCCGCAGATGATGAAACTGCGCGGCGGGGTGGAGGTGCTGGTGGCAACCCCCGGCCGTTTGCTGGATTTGGCGCAACAGCGCGCGGTTGATCTGTCGCAGGTGGAGATCCTGGTGCTGGATGAAGCCGATCGCATGCTAGATATGGGCTTCATTCACGATATCCGCCGGGTGATGAAACTGTTGCCGACAAAACGTCAGAGCCTGATGTTTTCCGCGACCTTCTCCGATGAGATTAAAACACTGGCCAATAGCCTGCTGGATAATCCGGCATCGGTGGAGGTCGCGCGGCGCAATACCGCGTCCGAGCAAATCACCCAGTTCGTGCATATGGTCGATAAGAAGCGTAAGCGCGAGCTGCTTTCCGATATGATTGGCCGCAACAACTGGCAGCAGGTGCTGGTGTTTACCCGCACCAAACACGGCGCCAATCATCTGGCGGAGCAGCTAAATAAGGACGGCATTACCGCCGCCGCAATCCATGGCAATAAGAGCCAGGGTGCTCGTACCCGGGCGCTGGCGGATTTCAAGCAGGGTAGCATCCGTGTGCTGGTGGCCACCGATATCGCCGCCCGAGGTCTGGATATCGACTTGCTGCCGCACGTGGTGAACTATGAACTGCCTCAGGTGGCGGAAGATTATGTGCATCGCATTGGCCGTACCGGCCGCGCGGCGGCTACCGGTGAAGCGCTGTCGCTGGTATGCGTCGATGAGCTGGGCCTGCTGCGCGATATTGAGCGTTTGCTGAAAAAGCCCATCCCGCGCATCGTATTACCGGGCTATGATCCGGATTCCAGCATCAAAGCGGAGCCCATCCAGCAGGGACGCGGCAGTCGGGGCGGCGGCGGTGCCCGCGGCGGACGCGGCGCGCCTGCCGGTGATGCCGCGCGCGATAGCCGTTCAGGCCCGCGCCGCGATGGCGCACAATCCCGTCGTAGCGCGTCTGGTCATAGAGCTGCCCGCGGTGGTAATAATACTGCCGGTAACGGCGGTAGCCGCAGCGGCAATCGCTAA
- the tcyN gene encoding L-cystine ABC transporter ATP-binding protein TcyN, translating to MSAIEVKGLIKTFNDHRVLKGIDLAVNPGEVLVIVGPSGSGKTTLLRSINLLETPDDGSIQVGDITIDASRPLSGQKAQIRALRQQVGFVFQNFNLFPHRSVLDNIIEGPLVVKKEPREEVVARARELLAKVGLSGKENAFPKRLSGGQQQRVAIARALAMRPAVILFDEPTSALDPELVGEVLSTIRALAEERRTMVIVTHEMGFARDVADRAIFMDEGNIVEQGPAREVFAHPTHERTRLFLNKFLGA from the coding sequence ATGAGCGCTATTGAAGTTAAAGGGCTGATTAAGACATTCAACGACCATAGGGTGCTCAAGGGTATCGATCTCGCGGTCAATCCCGGCGAGGTACTGGTGATAGTTGGCCCGAGCGGGTCTGGCAAAACCACGTTGCTGCGCAGTATAAACCTTCTGGAGACGCCGGATGACGGCAGTATTCAGGTGGGGGATATTACCATTGACGCCAGCCGTCCGCTTAGCGGTCAGAAAGCGCAAATCCGCGCCCTTCGCCAGCAGGTCGGGTTCGTGTTTCAGAATTTTAACCTGTTTCCCCACCGCTCGGTGCTCGATAATATCATCGAGGGGCCGCTGGTGGTGAAAAAGGAGCCGCGCGAGGAAGTGGTGGCGCGCGCACGGGAACTGCTGGCCAAGGTCGGTCTGAGCGGCAAAGAGAACGCCTTTCCCAAGCGGCTGTCCGGTGGTCAGCAGCAGCGGGTGGCTATCGCCCGCGCGCTGGCGATGCGTCCGGCGGTCATTTTGTTCGATGAACCGACGTCGGCGCTCGATCCAGAACTGGTGGGCGAGGTGCTCAGCACTATCCGCGCGTTGGCGGAGGAGCGACGTACCATGGTTATCGTTACCCACGAGATGGGGTTTGCCCGCGATGTTGCCGACCGCGCGATCTTTATGGACGAGGGCAATATCGTGGAGCAGGGGCCAGCGCGTGAGGTGTTCGCGCACCCGACCCACGAGCGCACCCGGCTCTTTCTCAACAAATTTCTCGGCGCCTGA